The following coding sequences lie in one Hippopotamus amphibius kiboko isolate mHipAmp2 chromosome 17, mHipAmp2.hap2, whole genome shotgun sequence genomic window:
- the SOST gene encoding sclerostin: MQLSLALCLVCLLMRAAFRCQGWQAFKNDATEIIPELDEHPEPPPEFNNKTMNRAENGGRPPHHPFETKDASEYSCRELHFTRYVTDGPCRSAKPVSELVCSGQCGPARLLPNAIGRGKWWRPSGPEFRCIPDRYRAQRVQLLCPGGAAPRARKVRLVASCKCKRLTRFHNQSELKDFGPEAARPQKGRKQRPRARGAKANRGELENAY; encoded by the exons ATGCAGCTCTCTCTTGCCCTGTGTCTCGTCTGCCTGCTGATGCGTGCAGCCTTCCGCTGCCAGGGGTGGCAGGCCTTCAAGAATGATGCCACGGAAATCATCCCTGAGCTGGACGAGCACCCCGAGCCTCCACCAGAATTCAACAACAAGACCATGAACCGGGCGGAGAACGGAGGGAGGCCTCCCCACCACCCCTTTGAGACCAAAG ACGCCTCGGAGTACAGCTGCCGCGAGCTGCACTTCACCCGCTACGTGACGGACGGGCCGTGCCGCAGCGCCAAGCCGGTCTCCGAGCTGGTGTGCTCGGGCCAGTGCGGCCCCGCGCGCCTGCTGCCCAACGCCATCGGCCGCGGCAAGTGGTGGCGCCCGAGCGGGCCCGAGTTCCGCTGCATCCCCGACCGCTACCGCGCGCAGCGGGTGCAGCTGCTGTGTCCCGGCGGCGCGGCGCCGCGCGCGCGCAAGGTGCGCCTGGTGGCCTCGTGCAAGTGCAAGCGCCTCACCCGCTTCCACAACCAGTCCGAGCTCAAGGACTTCGGGCCCGAGGCCGCCCGGCCACAGAAGGGCCGGAAGCAGCGGCCCCGCGCCCGGGGCGCCAAAGCCAACCGCGGCGAGCTGGAGAACGCCTATTAG